In one window of Saccharomyces paradoxus chromosome VII, complete sequence DNA:
- a CDS encoding fungal specific transcription factor domain-containing protein, with protein MTAPVVCKKVPKNLIDQCLRLYHDNLYVIWPMLCYDDLHKLLDEKYDDCYAYWFLVSLSAATLSDLQAEIKSEEGVSFTGRQLCSLCMLSRQFFDDLSNSDIFRIMTYYCLHRCYAQFADTRTSYRLSCEAVGLIKIAGFHREETYEFLPFSEQQLRRKVYYLLLMTERYYAVYIKCVTSLDATIAPPLPEIVTDPRLSLDSFLEVIRVFTVPGKCFYDALATNCANDSCTEDSLKRIWNELHTTSLDIEPWSYGYIDFLFSRHWVRTLAWKLVLQMKGMRMNFLSNTSNTHIPVEIARDMLGDTFLTPKNLYDVHGPGIPMKALEIANALVDVVNKYDHNMKLDAWNVLYDVSKFVFSLKHCNNKMIDRFSTKCQGALITLPISKPLQLNDKSKDEDDIIP; from the coding sequence atgACAGCTCCGGTGGTGTGTAAGAAGGTTCCAAAAAATCTGATTGATCAGTGTTTGAGGCTGTATCACGATAACTTATACGTAATCTGGCCTATGCTCTGCTACGATGATCTTCACAAACTTCTAGacgaaaaatatgatgacTGCTACGCCTACTGGTTTTTGGTTTCCCTTTCGGCAGCCACACTCAGCGATTTGCAAGCTGAAATTAAGTCGGAAGAAGGAGTTTCCTTCACTGGAAGGCAGTTATGTTCACTCTGCATGTTATCACGACAATTCTTTGACGATCTTAGTAACAGTGACATATTCCGAATTATGACTTATTACTGTTTGCATCGTTGTTATGCACAGTTTGCTGATACGAGAACTTCATACAGACTTTCTTGTGAGGCTGTAGGCCTCATCAAGATAGCCGGATTCCACCGGGAGGAAACCTATGAATTTCTTCCGTTTAGTGAGCAGCAACTCAGAAGAAAGGTTTATTATTTGCTTCTCATGACAGAGAGATACTATGCCGTATATATTAAGTGCGTCACAAGTCTGGATGCGACAATAGCGCCACCGCTACCTGAGATTGTAACAGACCCTCGGCTTTCTCTGGATAGCTTCCTTGAGGTGATTAGGGTTTTCACTGTACCAGGAAAGTGTTTCTATGATGCTTTAGCTACTAACTGTGCCAATGATTCTTGTACCGAAGACTCtctaaaaagaatatggaATGAACTTCATACCACGTCACTTGATATAGAGCCATGGTCTTATGGATACATagactttttattttcccgGCATTGGGTTAGAACACTAGCATGGAAGCTGGTATTGCAAATGAAAGGTATGCggatgaattttctttcgaaTACTAGTAATACGCATATACCAGTCGAAATTGCTAGGGACATGTTGGGAGATACTTTTTTAACTCCGAAAAACCTGTATGATGTACACGGTCCTGGTATACCGATGAAGGCGCTAGAAATAGCCAATGCGTTGGTAGACGTTGTAAATAAGTATGATCACAACATGAAGCTGGACGCTTGGAATGTCCTGTACGATGTATCCaagtttgttttctctCTGAAACACTgcaataataaaatgatCGACAGGTTTTCAACGAAATGTCAAGGTGCTCTAATTACTTTACCCATTTCTAAACCTTTGCAATTAAATGATAAGTCcaaagatgaagacgatATAATCCCCTGA
- the MAL31 gene encoding maltose permease (Maltose permease~similar to YBR298C), with protein MKGLSSLINRKNGKNDSNLDEIENGVNAAEFNSIEMEEQGKKSDFDLSHLEYGPGSLTPNDNKEEAPDLLDEAMQDAKEADESERGMPLMTALKTYPKAAAWSLLVSTTLIQEGYDTAILGSFYALPVFQKKYGSLNSSTGEYEISVSWQIGLCLCYMAGEIVGLQMTGPFVDHMGNRYTLIMALFFLAAFIFILYFCKSLGMIAAGQALCGMPWGCFQCLTVSYASEICPLALRYYLTTYSNLCWTFGQLFAAGIMKNSQNKYPNNDLGYRLPFALQWIWPLPLAVGIFLAPESPWWLIKKGRIDEARRSLERTLSGKGPEKELLVSMELDKIKTTIEKEQKMSDEGTYWDCVKDGINRRRTRIACLCWIGQTSCGASLIGYSTYFYEKAGVSTDTAFTFSIIQYCLGIAATFLSWWGSKYFGRFDLYTVGLAFQAVMFFIIGGLGCSDTHGAKMGSGALLMVVAFFYNLGIAPVVFCLVSEIPSSRLRTKTIILARNAYNVISIVVTVLIMYQLNSEKWNWGAKSGFFWGGFCLATLAWAVVDLPETAGRTFMEINELFRLGVPARKFKSTKVDPFAAAKAAAAEITFKDPKEDTETSMVDEGRSTPSIVNK; from the coding sequence ATGAAGGGCTTatcttcattaataaacagaaaaaatggcaaaaacGACTCAAACTTAGATGAGATCGAGAATGGCGTGAATGCTGCCGAATTCAACTCAATAGAGATGGAGGAGCAAGGTAAGAAAAGTGATTTTGATCTTTCCCATCTTGAATACGGTCCAGGTTCACTAACACCAAACgataataaagaagaagctcCAGATCTTCTCGATGAAGCTATGCAGGATGCCAAGGAGGCAGATGAAAGTGAGAGAGGGATGCCACTCATGACAGCTTTGAAGACATATCCTAAAGCAGCTGCTTGGTCACTATTGGTCTCCACTACCTTGATTCAAGAAGGTTATGATACAGCCATTCTAGGTTCTTTCTATGCCCTACCTGTTTTCCAGAAGAAATATGGTTCCCTGAATAGCAGTACAGGAGAATACGAAATCTCAGTTTCCTGGCAAATTGGTTTATGTTTATGTTACATGGCAGGTGAGATTGTGGGTTTGCAAATGACTGGGCCTTTTGTAGACCACATGGGTAATCGTTACACTTTGATTATGGCGTTGTTCTTTTTAGCggcttttattttcattctgTATTTTTGCAAGAGTTTAGGTATGATCGCTGCGGGACAGGCGTTGTGTGGTATGCCATGGGGTTGTTTCCAGTGTTTGACCGTTTCTTATGCTTCTGAAATCTGTCCTTTGGCCCTAAGATACTATTTGACAACTTATTCTAATCTTTGCTGGACTTTTGGTCAACTTTTCGCTGCTGGTATTATGAAAAACTCCCAAAATAAGTATCCAAACAATGATCTGGGATACAGGCTACCTTTTGCTTTGCAGTGGATCTGGCCTCTTCCTTTGGCAGTAGGTATCTTTCTCGCCCCTGAATCCCCATGGTGGCTGATCAAAAAAGGGAGAATTGACGAGGCAAGGAGATCGCTTGAAAGGACATTGAGTGGTAAAGGACCCGAGAAAGAATTGCTGGTAAGTATGGAGCTggataaaatcaaaaccaCTATAGAAAAGGAGCAAAAAATGTCTGATGAAGGAACTTACTGGGACTGTGTGAAAGACGGTATTAATCGGAGAAGAACCAGAATAGCTTGTTTATGTTGGATTGGTCAAACTTCTTGTGGTGCGTCATTAATCGGTTATTCAACTTACTTTTACGAAAAAGCTGGTGTTAGCACTGATACAGCCTTCACTTTTAGTATTATTCAATATTGTCTTGGTATTGCTGCAACGTTTCTATCCTGGTGGggttcaaaatattttggtaGGTTTGACCTTTACACCGTTGGGTTGGCCTTTCAGGCCGTTATGTTCTTCATTATCGGCGGTCTGGGATGTTCAGATACTCATGGCGCTAAAATGGGCAGTGGTGCTCTTCTAATGGTTGTCGCGTTCTTTTACAACCTGGGTATTGCTCCTGTGGTTTTTTGCTTAGTTTCTGAAATACCGTCTTCAAGGCTAAGAACCAAAACAATTATTTTGGCCCGTAATGCTTATAATGTGATAAGTATTGTAGTTACAGTCTTGATCATGTACCAATTGAACTcagaaaaatggaattggGGTGCCAAGTCAGGTTTTTTCTGGGGAGGATTCTGTTTGGCTACTTTAGCTTGGGCTGTTGTCGATCTACCAGAAACTGCTGGTAGAACCTTTATGGAAATAAATGAATTATTTAGACTTGGTGTTCCAGCCAGAAAGTTTAAGTCAACTAAAGTAGACCCATTTGCAGCTGCTAAAGCGGCTGCTGCAGAAattactttcaaagatcCCAAAGAAGATACGGAAACTTCTATGGTAGATGAAGGGCGAAGTACGCCATCGATTGTGAATAAATGA
- the MAL32 gene encoding alpha-glucosidase MAL32 (Maltase (alpha-D-glucosidase)~similar to YBR299W) translates to MTISDHPETEKKWWKEATIYQIYPASFKDSNNDGWGDLKGITSKLPYIKDLGVDAIWVCPFYDSPQQDMGYDISNYEKVWPTYGTNEDCFELIDKTHKLGMKFITDLVINHCSTEHEWFKESRSSKTNPKRDWFFWRPPKGYDDEGKPIPPNNWKSFFGGSAWTFDEKTQEFYLRLFASRQADLNWENEDCRKAIYESAVGFWLDHGVDGFRIDTAGLYSKRPGLPDSPIFDKTSKLQHPNWGSHNGPKIHEYHQELHKFMKNRVKDGREIMTVGEVAHGSDNALYTSAARYEISEVFSFTHVDIGTSPFFRYNIVPFSLKQWKEAIASNFLFINGTDSWATTYIENHDQPRSITRFADDSPKYCTTSGKLLALLECSLTGTLYVYQGQEIGQINFKDWPIEKYEDVDVRNNHEIIRKKFGEDSMEMQDFLRGIALLSRDHSRTPMPWTKEKPNAGFTGPDAKPWFFLNESFQQGINVEQESENNDSVLNFWRRALQARKKYKDLMIYGYDFQFIDLDSDQIFSFTKEYEDKTLFAALNFSGEEIEFNLPREGASLSFIFGNYDDTDASSRVLKPWEGRLYLVK, encoded by the coding sequence ATGACTATTTCTGATCATCCagaaactgaaaagaagTGGTGGAAAGAAGCCACAATCTATCAAATTTACCCAGCAAGTTTTAAAGACTCCAACAACGATGGCTGGGGTGATTTAAAGGGTATCACCTCCAAGTTGCCATACATTAAAGATCTTGGCGTTGATGCTATTTGGGTTTGTCCGTTTTATGACTCCCCACAACAAGATATGGGGTATGATATATCTAACTACGAAAAAGTCTGGCCTACGTACGGTACCAACGAGGACTGCTTCGAGCTAATCGACAAGACTCATAAGCTTGGTATGAAATTCATCACCGATTTGGTCATCAACCACTGTTCTACGGAACACGAATGGTTTAAGGAGAGCAGATCCTCAAAGACAAATCCAAAGCGTGATTGGTTCTTCTGGAGACCTCCCAAGGGCTATGACGATGAAGGGAAGCCAATTCCCCCAAACAACTGGAAATCCTTCTTTGGTGGTTCCGCTTGGACTTTTGACGAAAAGACGCAAGAATTTTACTTGCGCTTGTTTGCAAGTCGTCAAGCAGACTTGAATTGGGAAAATGAAGATTGCAGAAAGGCCATCTATGAAAGCGCCGTTGGATTTTGGTTAGACCATGGTGTAGACGGCTTTAGAATTGATACCGCTGGTTTGTATTCAAAACGTCCTGGCTTACCAGATTCACCAATTTTTGACAAAACCTCAAAATTGCAGCATCCAAACTGGGGGTCTCATAATGGTCCTAAGATCCATGAGTATCACCAAGAGCTGCACAAGTTCATGAAGAATAGAGTTAAAGATGGTAGAGAAATAATGACAGTAGGCGAAGTCGCTCATGGTAGCGACAATGCACTATACACCAGTGCAGCCAGATACGAAATCAGTGaagttttctctttcacGCATGTTGATATCGGTACCTCGCCATTTTTCCGTTATAACATAGTACCATTTTCCTTGAAACAATGGAAAGAAGCTATCGCatcaaatttcttgtttattAATGGTACTGACAGTTGGGCTACTACATATATTGAGAATCACGATCAACCTCGTTCAATCACGAGATTTGCTGACGATTCACCAAAATATTGTACCACATCTGGTAAGCTGTTGGCATTGCTGGAATGTTCGTTGACAGGTACTTTGTACGTCTATCAAGGACAGGAGATAGGCcaaatcaatttcaaagattgGCCTATTGAGAAGTATGAGGACGTTGATGTAAGAAACAACCACGAAATCATCAGAAAGAAGTTTGGCGAAGATTCAATGGAAATGCAGGATTTCTTGAGAGGAATTGCCCTTCTTTCTAGAGATCATTCGAGAACTCCTATGCCATGGACCAAAGAAAAGCCAAATGCTGGCTTTACTGGTCCAGATGCTAAACCTTGGTTTTTCTTGAACGAATCTTTCCAACAGGGGATCAATGTTGAGCAGGAATCCGAAAATAATGACTCAGTGCTCAACTTCTGGAGAAGGGCCTTACAAGCcagaaagaaatataagGACCTTATGATTTACGGTTACGATTTCCAGTTCATTGATTTAGACAGTGACCAGATCTTTAGCTTCACTAAAGAGTATGAAGATAAGACGCTGTTTGCCGCTTTGAATTTTAgtggtgaagaaattgaattCAACCTCCCAAGAGAAGGCgcttctttatcttttatcTTCGGAAATTATGATGATACTGACGCTTCCTCTAGAGTTTTAAAACCATGGGAAGGTAGACTTTACCTTGTCAAATAG
- a CDS encoding SRP1/TIP1 family protein (similar to YGR294W), which produces MVKLTSIAAGVAAIAAGASATTTLAQSDEKVNLVELGVYVSDIRAHLAQYYSFQAAHPTETYPVEIAEAVFNYGDFTTMLTGIAPDQVTRMITGVPWYSSRLKPAISSALSKDGIYTIAN; this is translated from the coding sequence atGGTCAAATTAACTTCAATCGCTGCTGGTGTCGCCGCCATCGCTGCCGGTGCTTCTGCAACCACCACTTTAGCTCAATCTGACGAAAAAGTCAACTTGGTTGAATTGGGTGTCTACGTCTCTGATATCAGAGCCCACTTGGCCCAATACTACTCCTTCCAAGCCGCTCACCCAACTGAAACCTACCCAGTTGAAATTGCTGAAGCTGTTTTCAACTACGGTGACTTTACCACCATGTTGACTGGTATTGCCCCAGACCAAGTCACCAGAATGATCACTGGTGTCCCATGGTACTCCAGCAGATTAAAGCCAGCTATCTCTAGCGCTCTATCCAAGGACGGCATCTACACCATCGCTAACTAG